Part of the Neisseria brasiliensis genome is shown below.
AAGCCCTTGCTGCCAAAGGTCAAATCATTCACCGCAACGACCCATGCCCATGCGGCAGCGGCTTGAAATACAAGCAATGCCACGGCAAATTGAGCTGATTGATTAAAAATAAATCAAGGCCGTCTGAAAACAAAATCCGTTTCAGACGGCCTTTATGTTAAAATTCAGCCCATTCGTTTAACAACATTTTTAGAGCAGAATTATGGCAGGCAACACTTTCGGACAACTCTTCACCGTCACCACCTTCGGCGAAAGCCACGGCCCCGCTTTGGGCTGCATTATTGACGGCTGCCCACCCGGATTGTCGCTGACCGAAGCCGACATTCAAGCCGATCTTGACCGCCGCAAACCCGGCACCAGCCGCCACGTTACCCAACGCCGCGAAGCCGACCAAGTGGAAATCTTGTCCGGCGTGTTCGAAGGCAAAACCACCGGCACACCGATTGCCCTGCTGATTCGCAACACCGACCAGCGCAGCAAAGACTATGGCAACATCGCGCAGCAATTCCGCCCCGGTCACGCCGATTACGCATACTGGCACAAATACGGCACGCGTGATTACCGTGGCGGCGGTCGCTCTTCCGCCCGCGAAACCGCCGCGCGCGTGGCCGCCGGTGCCGTGGCGAAAAAATGGTTGAAAGAACAATTTGGCACAGAGATCATTGGCTATGTGACCCAAGTCGGCGAAAAAGCCATCCGCTTTGAAAGCTTGGAATTCATCAGCCAAAATCCGTTCTTCGCGGCCAACCAAAACCAAATCGAAGAATTAGAAAAC
Proteins encoded:
- the aroC gene encoding chorismate synthase, encoding MAGNTFGQLFTVTTFGESHGPALGCIIDGCPPGLSLTEADIQADLDRRKPGTSRHVTQRREADQVEILSGVFEGKTTGTPIALLIRNTDQRSKDYGNIAQQFRPGHADYAYWHKYGTRDYRGGGRSSARETAARVAAGAVAKKWLKEQFGTEIIGYVTQVGEKAIRFESLEFISQNPFFAANQNQIEELENYMDSVRKSLDSVGAKLHIEAKNIPVGLGEPVFDRLDADIAHAMMNINAVKGVEIGAGFDCVAQRGSEHGDELTPQGFLSNHAGGILGGISTGQDIHVNIAIKPTSSIATPRRSIDIDGNPVEIATHGRHDPCVGLRAAPIAEAMLALVLMDHALRHRAQNADVRVNTPDIARFK